One Rosa chinensis cultivar Old Blush chromosome 5, RchiOBHm-V2, whole genome shotgun sequence genomic region harbors:
- the LOC112166078 gene encoding UDP-N-acetylglucosamine diphosphorylase 1 translates to MRELVNDVSPMTPPPPPQALLERLKDYGQEDAFALWDELSPDERQLLVKDIESLDLSRIDRIIRCSLRSHGLPTAAIEPVPESSVSSVEERSLEDRERWWKMGLKAIHDGKLAVLLLSGGQGTRLGSSDPKGCFNIGLPSGKSLFQLQAERILCVQRLAAQSTNDGSAAPLQIHWYIMTSPFTDEATRKFFESHKYFGLEADQVTFFQQGTIPCVSGDGRYIMETPYRVAKSPDGNGGVYSALKSSRLLEDMATRGVKYVDCYGVDNALVRVADPTFLGYFIDKGVASAAKVVRKAYPQEKVGVFVRRGKGGPLTVVEYSEMDSSLSSAINQQTGRLRFCWSNVCLHMFTLDFLNQVANGLEKDSIYHLAEKKIPSIHGQTVGFKLEQFVFDAFPYAPSTALFEVLREEEFAPVKNANGSNFDTPDSARLLVLRLHTRWVVAAGGFLTHSVPLYATGVEVSPLCSYAGENLEAICRGRTFHAPCEISF, encoded by the exons atgagggAGCTAGTGAACGACGTGTCGCCGATGACACCTCCTCCTCCGCCCCAGGCGTTGCTCGAGAGGCTCAAGGATTACGGCCAGGAAGACGCCTTCGCCCTCTGGGACGAGCTCTCCCCCGACGAGCGTCAGCTCCTCGTCAAGGACATCGAG AGCTTGGATCTTTCGAGAATCGATCGGATCATTCGGTGTTCGCTGCGATCTCACG GGCTGCCGACGGCGGCGATTGAGCCTGTGCCGGAGAGCAGTGTGTCGAGTGTGGAGGAGCGGAGTCTTGAAGACCGAGAGAGATGGTGGAAGATGGGATTGAAAGCAATCCACGACGGAAAGTTGGCCGTCTTGCTCTTATCCGGTGGACAG GGAACTCGACTTGGAAGTTCAGACCCAAAGGGATGTTTCA ATATCGGGCTTCCATCTGGAAAGTCACTCTTTCAACTTCAAGCTGAGCGGATTTTGTGTGTTCAGAGACTAGCTGCTCAGTCTACAAATGATG GTTCTGCTGCACCACTGCAAATACATTGGTATATTATGACCAGTCCATTTACTGATGAAGCCACAAGAAAATTTTTTGAAAGTCATAAATACTTTGGTCTTGAAGCTGATCAG GTCACCTTCTTTCAGCAAGGCACCATACCTTGTGTTTCAGGGGATGGTAGATATATTATGGAAACTCCATACAGA GTAGCTAAGTCTCCAGATGGGAATGGAGGAGTATATTCAG ctttgaagtcttcAAGATTATTAGAAGATATGGCTACGAGAGGCGTTAAGTATGTGGATTGCTATGGAGTTGACAATGCACTG GTTCGTGTAGCTGATCCAACTTTCTTGGGCTATTTCATTGATAAAGGCGTTGCATCCGCTGCAAAAGTTGTTCGTAAG GCTTATCCCCAAGAAAAGGTTGGTGTGTTTGTACGACGAGGAAAAGGTGGACCCCTTACTGTGGTGGAATACAGTGAGATGGATTCGTCTCTGTCTTCTGCAATCAATCAACAAACGGGACGTCTTCGTTTTTGTTGGAGTAAT GTGTGCTTGCACATGTTTACACTGGATTTTCTAAACCAAGTAGCAAATGGCCTTGAGAAAGATAGCAT TTACCATCTTGCCGAGAAGAAGATTCCTTCTATCCATGGACAGACAGTGGGATTTAAACTAGAGCAGTTTGTTTTTGATGCGTTTCCATATGCACCATCAACTGCACTTTTTGAG GTATTGCGTGAAGAAGAGTTCGCACCAGTAAAAAATGCAAACGGGTCAAACTTTGACACCCCAGACAGTGCGAGGCTTCTTGTTCTTCGACTGCACACTCGTTGGGTAGTCGCTGCTGGTGGATTCTTAACACATTCAGTGCCCTTATATGCAACCG GTGTGGAGGTATCACCTCTTTGTTCTTATGCTGGAGAAAACCTAGAAGCTATTTGCCGTGGAAGAACGTTCCATGCCCCTTGTGAGATTTCATTCTAA
- the LOC112166080 gene encoding 50S ribosomal protein L7/L12, protein MSLILRLRNHLPNGLCRRAIISPLGALNPGSLNGFYQNFSQPARKEEEEEEVEIDQRRLPADYDPATFDPTEHRSPPTERVFRLVDEISSLTLAEVAELGSIIMKKKGLRVPPTVGVMKPGAAAIGLAMKGPAAAKEEKKVEKTVFELKLESFEAASKIKLIKEVRSFTDLGLKEAKDLVEKAPSVLKAGVSKEEGEQLVEKLKALGAKVVLE, encoded by the coding sequence ATGAGCTTGATCTTAAGACTAAGGAATCATTTACCTAATGGGCTTTGCAGAAGAGCCATTATTTCTCCCCTCGGAGCACTGAATCCGGGTAGCTTAAATGGGTTTTACCAAAACTTTAGTCAACCTGCAAggaaagaagaggaggaggaagaagtgGAGATTGATCAAAGGAGACTCCCAGCTGATTACGATCCGGCAACTTTTGATCCTACAGAGCATCGCAGTCCTCCCACAGAGCGTGTATTCAGGCTCGTAGATGAAATATCATCACTCACACTGGCTGAAGTTGCTGAGCTGGGTTCGATCATTATGAAGAAAAAGGGACTGAGGGTACCACCAACTGTGGGAGTCATGAAGCCAGGAGCTGCTGCAATAGGATTGGCAATGAAGGGACCAGCAGCGGCTAAGGAGGAAAAGAAAGTAGAAAAGACGGTATTTGAATTAAAGTTAGAGTCCTTTGAGGCGGCTTCAAAAATAAAACTGATCAAGGAGGTAAGGAGCTTCACTGATTTGGGCCTCAAGGAAGCAAAGGATTTAGTGGAGAAGGCACCATCCGTGTTAAAGGCCGGTGTGTCAAAGGAGGAAGGAGAGCAACTTGTAGAGAAGCTGAAAGCTCTTGGAGCGAAAGTTGTTCTTGAGTGA
- the LOC112166077 gene encoding protein FAR-RED IMPAIRED RESPONSE 1, protein MRIDLEQPSGESHKADNGPSGREEDTSGDRAIVSVTNVPINDKENTGKNVNGSVSNSKNRVDARDEINLNAPKDLELHDGLEFESKEEAFSFYKEYAKSMGFAAVIKASRRSRASGKFIDAKFGCSRYGTKPETSKAQTAEPGSYSRESSICLKRKRGGRASRSLEKTDCKACMHVKRRQDGRWTVCTLIKEHNHEIFPDEAYFFRGHRKLDLSSGNVDGIHAIRRRTKNMFANMSRHSGGYKKSSNQKGGGKNQSPSLQHLSLEEGDAQVMLDHFLCMQDENPNFFCAIDLNEEQRLRNVFWVDAKGRLDYGNFSDVVFLDTTYIKNEYKLPFAPFIGVNHHLQFILLGCALLADESKSNYVWLMRAWLKAMGGRAPRVILTDQDKFLKEAIAEVFPDSRHCFCLWHILGKIHEKLGYVIRQHDQFMEKFNKCIFKSWTNEQVEIRWFKMVDRFNLRNDIWLQSLYEDRRQWIPAYLRDIFLAGMSTTQRSESINCFFDKYMQRRTTLKEFFEQYNTILREKYEEEAKADFETWHKQPALKSPSPFGKQMATMYTHAIFKKFQVEVLGVVACHPKKEAEDGGIKTFRVQDFEENQHFIVEWNEMTSDISCLCHSFEFNGFLCRHVLIVLQISGVHNIPSQYILKRWTKDAKSRETRGVGSSSVESRVQRYNDLCRRAFELGDEGSLSQESYNIAFMALEEALRNCENINNSIQSVIEPVSPEAHGPHSFEGMNQGNSTNKTNKKNITSKKGQVHSEPEVLTIEMQESWQGMEQLSSRAPTLDGYIGPQQIVQGMGPLNTVSSRRDNYYSNQHMQGLGQLNSITPIQDAQYITQQRLHGVGQLHFRPQTIPSFVIEDDLQDMDQSTVGRTQIHGLASNHLQSKHPSRQ, encoded by the exons ATGAGGATTGATCTTGAACAGCCTTCGGGAGAATCCCACAAGGCAGATAATGGACCTAGTGGCAGAGAGGAAGATACTTCTGGAGATCGAGCCATTGTAAGTGTAACTAATGTTCCTATAAATGACAAGGAGAATACAGGAAAAAATGTGAATGGAAGTGTGTCAAATTCCAAAAACAGGGTAGATGCCAGAGATGAAATCAACTTGAATGCTCCGAAAGATTTAGAGCTTCATGACGGATTGGAGTTTGAATCAAAGGAAGAAGCTTTTTCCTTCTATAAAGAATATGCCAAGTCTATGGGGTTCGCTGCAGTAATTAAGGCTAGCCGACGGTCCAGAGCATCTGGAAAATTTATTGATGCAAAATTTGGATGCAGTAGATATGGGACCAAACCAGAAACTAGTAAAGCTCAAACTGCAGAGCCTGGTTCATATTCCAGAGAATCAAGTATCTGTCTTAAGAGAAAACGAGGAGGTCGTGCTAGCCGATCTTTGGAAAAAACAGATTGCAAAGCCTGCATGCATGTTAAGAGAAGGCAAGATGGTCGATGGACTGTTTGTACTCTCATTAAAGAGCACAATCATGAAATTTTCCCTGATGAAGCCTATTTTTTTCGAGGGCACAGGAAGTTAGATTTAAGTAGTGGTAATGTTGATGGCATACACGCTATCCGGAGAAGAACAAAGAATATGTTTGCCAATATGTCCAGACATTCTGGGGGGTACAAGAAATCCAGCAATCAAAAGGGTGGTGGGAAAAATCAGTCACCAAGCTTACAACATTTGTCTTTGGAGGAAGGAGATGCTCAAGTCATGCTTGACCATTTTCTGTGTATGCAAGATGAGAATCCTAACTTCTTTTGTGCAATTGATCTGAATGAAGAGCAGCGATTGAGAAATGTCTTCTGGGTTGATGCCAAAGGTAGACTTGATTATGGAAATTTTAGTGATGTAGTATTTCTTGATACCACATATATCAAGAATGAATATAAATTGCCATTTGCTCCCTTTATTGGTGTGAACCACCATCTTCAGTTCATTTTGCTTGGATGTGCTTTACTTGCTGATGAGAGTAAATCAAACTATGTCTGGCTGATGCGGGCATGGCTAAAAGCAATGGGGGGACGTGCTCCAAGAGTGATACTTACTGACCAGGACAAGTTCTTGAAAGAAGCTATCGCAGAGGTCTTTCCTGATAGTcgtcattgtttttgtttgtggcACATATTGGGTAAGATTCATGAGAAGCTTGGATATGTGATTAGGCAGCACGATCAATTTATGGAAAAATTTAACAAATGCATTTTCAAGTCTTGGACAAATGAACAGGTTGAAATAAGATGGTTCAAAATGGTTGATAGATTCAATTTAAGAAATGACATATGGTTGCAGTCATTGTATGAAGATCGTAGACAATGGATACCGGCATACTTGAGAGACATTTTCTTGGCAGGGATGTCTACAACTCAGCGATCAGAAAGTATAAACTGTTTCTTTGACAAATACATGCAAAGGAGAACTACATTGAAAGAGTTCTTTGAACAATACAATACAATCCTCCGTGAGAAGTATGAAGAGGAAGCAAAAGCAGATTTTGAAACATGGCATAAACAGCCAGCGTTGAAATCTCCATCgccttttggaaaacaaatggcTACCATGTATACTCATGCAATATTTAAGAAATTCCAAGTTGAGGTGTTGGGAGTGGTTGCTTGTCACCCAAAGAAAGAAGCTGAAGATGGAGGAATCAAAACTTTTCGTGTTCAAGATTTTGAAGAGAATCAACATTTCATTGTGGAGTGGAATGAAATGACGTCAGATATATCCTGTTTGTGCCATTCATTTGAATTCAATGGTTTCCTTTGTAGACATGTGTTGATTGTGCTGCAAATATCTGGTGTACACAATATTCCATCTCAGTATATATTAAAACGTTGGACAAAAGATGCAAAGAGCAGGGAAACAAGGGGTGTAGGGTCGAGTTCGGTTGAGTCTAGAGTTCAACGTTACAATGATCTATGCCGACGTGCCTTTGAATTGGGTGATGAAGGTTCTTTATCCCAGGAAAGTTACAATATTGCGTTTATGGCATTGGAAGAAGCTTTGAGAAATTGTGAGAATATAAATAACTCAATTCAGAGTGTAATAGAACCAGTGTCTCCAGAGGCTCATGGTCCTCATAGCTTTGAAGGAATGAACCAAGGTAACAGCACTAACAAGACAAATAAAAAGAATATTACATCCAAGAAAGGACAG GTACATTCAGAGCCAGAGGTCCTAACCATTGAGATGCAAGAGAGCTGGCAAGGAATG GAACAACTGAGCTCGAGAGCTCCCACCCTAGATGGTTACATTGGTCCTCAACAAATTGTTCAAGGAATG GGGCCGTTAAACACAGTTTCCTCAAGGCGTGATAACTATTATAGCAATCAGCATATGCAAGGGCTG GGGCAATTGAACTCAATCACACCCATCCAGGATGCTCAATACATAACTCAGCAGAGACTGCATGGAGTG GGGCAGTTGCATTTCAGACCACAAACTATTCCAAGTTTTGTAATTGAAGATGATTTGCAAGATATG GATCAGTCCACTGTGGGACGCACTCAGATTCATGGGTTGGCATCAAACCATTTGCAGTCGAAACATCCCTCTCGTCAGTAG
- the LOC112166079 gene encoding urease accessory protein D — protein sequence MEKQGRLVVEKVGGRSTVTRSFSKYPLKFIVPRKVGSSKADAVWVYTLTYGGGIVTGDSISCEFTIGDGCTTVITTQASTKVYKSLGAKCSEQVMEARVGSNALLAVIPDPVTCFSTARYSQKQIFRVVSDSSLVLVDWITSGRHESGEKWDFDLYKSANHIFIGDEPLFLDMVHLESGSASSIAERMQDYQVIAMVVLLGPKIKYIQDLVQENVKRMMSEQLHIPSTASGRQKNSNSDYRFTKPSFIASSSVFGSKGIGVVVRIAATTTESVYEFLQHQLAGMEPLLGVSPYH from the exons ATGGAAAAACAGGGAAGGTTGGTGGTTGAAAAAGTGGGAGGAAGGTCAACTGTGACAAGGAGCTTCTCAAAGTACCCTCTCAAATTCATAGTACCCAGAAAG GTGGGTTCCTCTAAAGCTGATGCTGTTTGGGTTTACACCCTCACCTATGGTGGTGGCATTGTCACT GGAGATTCTATTTCTTGTGAATTTACCATTGGAGATGGTTGCACCACTGTCATAACAACCCAAGCTTCCACCaag GTATACAAGTCTCTGGGGGCCAAGTGCTCTGAACAAGTCATGGAG GCAAGAGTTGGGAGCAATGCTCTTTTGGCTGTCATTCCAGATCCTGTGACATGTTTTTCCACAGCGAGATACTCCCAGAAACAAATCTTTAGGGTAGTCTCTGACTCAAGTTTGGTCCTTGTTGATTGGATTACCAGTGGGCGTCATGAAAGTGGAGAAAAATGGGATTTTGATCTTTATAAGAGTGCAAACCACATCTTTATAGGAGATGAGCCCTTGTTTCTTGACATG GTGCACCTGGAGAGTGGAAGTGCTTCTTCAATTGCAGAACGCATGCAGGACTATCAAGTCATTGCAATGGTTGTACTGTTGGG GCCAAAGATAAAGTACATTCAAGACCTAGTTCAAGAAAATGTGAAAAGGATGATGTCTGAGCAATTGCACATTCCTTCCACTGCCTCAGGTCGCCAAAAGAATTCAAATTCTGATTATCGCTTCACCAAACCAAGCTTTATTGCTTCTTCCAGTGTTTTTGGTTCTAAG GGAATAGGGGTGGTTGTTCGTATAGCTGCCACAACAACTGAATCAGTTTACGAGTTCCTGCAGCATCAATTGGCCGGGATGGAGCCACTACTTGGTGTATCACCATATCACTAA